The following are encoded together in the Paludisphaera mucosa genome:
- a CDS encoding glycosyltransferase family 87 protein, translating to MPVLRHNLILLVVALVLPFLLARRRWIAAERLLFAAATVMVFVRLWRKFRIAEPVVDLINFHRSGVLALAGQDPYAPASSPMINPPTVLPLVKLFAMFSVEDVSPYWQASVAVMTILCPIAAWAALRTAREDDALSVEGEPAPPAIFPWGLAALVVVSPAAEIGIILGQFSALGTLALLTAIWLRNVGRPIASGLLLSVATIKVATLIPILTQFLGRRDRRVWFALAGGTLALALLGAPPTRWLEFCRSNLERIAETQRAGSVNDYDFATGEQFASVIGVGKLANYLGVRDAAVRSRVELIASLAGLLGLAGITRARRLPAAAAVATACTLACLFLYHRVYDSLILAAPLFYSFVEMNAREGWRRTLHRLNVVGLVLIPCTPWERVSNPLLQWCLEDETLREIARIAIVPFSTWLLLFALVVLLATGWRRGPKLA from the coding sequence GTGCCCGTGCTGCGCCACAACCTGATCCTCCTCGTCGTCGCGCTCGTCCTCCCCTTCCTGCTGGCCAGGCGACGCTGGATCGCCGCCGAACGCCTCCTGTTCGCGGCGGCGACGGTCATGGTCTTCGTCCGGCTGTGGCGCAAGTTCCGGATCGCCGAGCCGGTCGTGGACCTCATCAACTTCCACCGCTCGGGCGTGCTGGCCCTGGCCGGCCAGGACCCCTACGCGCCGGCGTCCTCGCCGATGATCAACCCGCCGACCGTCCTGCCCCTGGTCAAGCTCTTCGCGATGTTCTCGGTCGAGGACGTCAGCCCCTACTGGCAGGCCTCCGTCGCCGTCATGACGATCCTCTGCCCGATCGCGGCGTGGGCCGCGCTGCGGACCGCCCGCGAGGACGACGCGCTTTCGGTCGAGGGCGAGCCCGCGCCGCCCGCGATCTTCCCCTGGGGACTGGCCGCGCTCGTGGTCGTCTCGCCGGCGGCGGAGATCGGGATCATCCTGGGCCAGTTCAGCGCGCTGGGGACGCTGGCCTTGCTGACGGCGATCTGGCTGCGGAACGTCGGCCGGCCGATCGCCTCGGGTCTGCTGCTGTCGGTCGCGACGATCAAGGTGGCGACGCTGATCCCGATCCTCACGCAGTTCCTCGGCCGCCGCGACCGCCGCGTCTGGTTCGCGCTCGCGGGCGGCACGTTGGCCCTGGCCCTCCTGGGCGCGCCGCCGACGCGCTGGCTGGAGTTCTGCCGGTCCAACCTGGAGCGGATCGCCGAGACCCAGCGGGCGGGGAGCGTCAACGACTACGACTTCGCGACGGGCGAGCAGTTCGCCTCGGTCATCGGCGTCGGCAAGCTGGCGAACTACCTGGGCGTCCGGGACGCCGCCGTGCGGAGCCGAGTCGAGCTGATCGCCAGCCTCGCCGGCCTGCTGGGCCTGGCCGGGATCACCCGCGCCCGCAGGCTGCCCGCGGCCGCGGCCGTCGCGACGGCCTGCACCCTGGCCTGCCTGTTCCTCTACCACCGGGTCTACGACTCGCTGATCCTGGCCGCCCCGCTGTTCTACAGCTTCGTCGAGATGAACGCCCGCGAGGGCTGGCGGCGCACGCTCCACCGGCTCAACGTCGTCGGCCTCGTCCTGATCCCCTGCACGCCTTGGGAGCGGGTCTCGAACCCGCTGCTGCAATGGTGCCTGGAAGACGAGACGCTGCGGGAGATCGCGAGGATCGCCATAGTCCCCTTCTCGACCTGGCTGCTCCTGTTCGCCCTCGTCGTCCTGCTCGCCACGGGATGGAGGCGAGGGCCGAAACTCGCCTGA
- a CDS encoding FAD-binding and (Fe-S)-binding domain-containing protein: MDERRARIFDDLRGIVSGDLFFEPLDRAAYALGAGPFEIDPLGAVAPRTAEDVATLARYATENNLTLHPRGAATDPGGGALGDGLVVDFSRHLRRIVAIGEDRVEAEAGVVFDAVNARLAPLGRRLEPTPAASEAATLGGAIGIDAAGPRSCRFGPTSRWVESLGVVFAQGEAADLGFEPWPAFEDEPADFKALVVRKLHRIQKRRRGAWEPRAEASIPAPAATFRDRAGYALGEAADENGVDLARLLCGSEGTLAMVVRATLRTVPLPAATAVAVLPFVRMVEAAGCIPFLIGGDTAPSACDLYDWRSVSLARDAEPLFREHVGEAVESVMVVEFEGESAAEVAGKARLLVEKAGRTGLLSADPAVFHRRSDCERLVDLRRRIEPWFLRGRGRSAPSRVVEGVAVPVERLAPAIRGLQDVLRRRDLTWTLDVFAAEGRIRMRPFLDPGDPADRARLEDLAAEFCDVVLSAGGTIAASQGLGFLRTHLLPRQVGESARVFRDVKDAFDPARLLNPGKVVDDPHQLARGLKAFPEIPAAADVGGSGAGGGTVAAATTVAQVEQAVAPGSPLIIPVLRWPGDDFLTVASSCNGCGTCRGTDPTLRMCPSFRAHGEEAASPRAQANLLRQVASGQVDPRSWGSAEFLSKAEYCIHCKLCQSECPAGVDVSSLVLEAKAAFVEDHGLAPQDWVFSRLEMWARLASRFPIVSNFLMSRRSARWLLERVLGVSRRRVLPPVRRTPFTRRAAKLGLHRPRPSRPGPRVVYFVDVYANYYDHELAESVVGVLQHADVNVYVPTSQRSSGMAPLVVGDVEHARELALRNLRVLGDAVRDGYTVVCSEPTAALMLRQEYVKLTDDLDAALVAQNTMDLGQYLKGLDARGQLPAPAEPVRARVGYHQPCHLRALDVGLPAFDLLQKVPELDVEFINRGCSGMGGTFGLRRHQFRASLRAGRGLHRRLMDDDIEIGATECGACRIQMEQGIAKRTLHPVKLLALAYGLNPSLRLHFKDPKPRHAMS, translated from the coding sequence GTGGACGAACGCCGAGCCCGCATCTTCGACGACCTGCGCGGGATCGTATCGGGGGATTTGTTTTTCGAACCCCTGGATCGGGCGGCGTACGCGCTGGGGGCGGGCCCGTTCGAGATCGACCCGCTCGGCGCGGTGGCCCCGAGGACGGCCGAGGACGTGGCGACCCTGGCCCGCTACGCCACCGAGAACAACCTGACCCTCCACCCCCGGGGCGCGGCGACCGACCCCGGCGGCGGCGCGCTGGGGGACGGCTTGGTGGTGGATTTCAGCCGCCACCTGAGGCGGATCGTCGCGATCGGCGAGGATCGCGTCGAGGCCGAGGCCGGGGTGGTCTTCGATGCGGTCAACGCCCGGCTCGCCCCGCTGGGCCGCCGGTTGGAGCCGACCCCGGCCGCGTCCGAAGCGGCCACGCTGGGCGGCGCGATCGGCATCGACGCCGCGGGCCCCCGGTCGTGCCGGTTCGGCCCGACCAGTCGCTGGGTCGAGAGCCTGGGCGTGGTCTTCGCGCAGGGCGAAGCCGCCGACCTGGGCTTCGAACCCTGGCCGGCGTTCGAGGACGAGCCGGCCGACTTCAAGGCCCTGGTCGTCCGCAAGCTCCATCGCATCCAGAAGCGCCGCCGCGGGGCGTGGGAGCCCCGGGCCGAAGCGTCGATCCCCGCGCCGGCCGCGACCTTCCGCGACCGCGCCGGCTACGCCCTGGGCGAGGCCGCCGACGAGAACGGGGTCGACCTGGCGCGCCTGCTCTGCGGGTCGGAGGGGACGCTGGCGATGGTCGTCCGGGCGACGCTCCGGACGGTGCCGCTCCCCGCCGCGACGGCCGTGGCGGTCCTGCCGTTCGTCCGCATGGTCGAGGCCGCGGGCTGCATCCCGTTCCTGATCGGGGGGGACACGGCGCCCTCGGCCTGCGACCTGTACGACTGGCGATCGGTCAGCCTGGCCCGCGACGCCGAGCCCCTGTTCCGCGAGCACGTCGGCGAGGCGGTCGAGTCGGTGATGGTCGTCGAGTTCGAGGGGGAGTCGGCCGCCGAGGTCGCCGGCAAGGCGCGGCTGCTCGTCGAGAAGGCCGGCCGCACCGGCCTGCTCTCGGCCGACCCCGCCGTCTTCCATCGCCGATCCGACTGCGAGCGGTTGGTCGACCTGAGGCGGCGGATCGAGCCCTGGTTCCTCCGCGGGCGGGGCCGCTCGGCGCCCTCGCGCGTGGTGGAAGGCGTCGCGGTGCCGGTCGAGCGGCTCGCCCCGGCGATCCGGGGCCTGCAAGACGTCCTCCGCCGCCGGGACCTGACCTGGACGCTCGACGTCTTCGCAGCCGAGGGGCGGATCCGGATGCGGCCGTTCCTGGACCCGGGCGACCCGGCCGACCGGGCCCGGCTCGAGGACCTGGCGGCCGAGTTCTGCGACGTCGTCCTGTCGGCCGGCGGGACCATCGCGGCCTCGCAGGGCCTGGGGTTCCTGCGGACGCATCTCCTCCCCCGCCAGGTCGGCGAGTCGGCCCGCGTCTTCCGCGACGTCAAGGACGCCTTCGACCCGGCGCGCCTGCTCAACCCCGGCAAGGTCGTGGACGATCCCCATCAGCTCGCGCGGGGGCTCAAGGCGTTCCCCGAGATCCCGGCCGCGGCCGACGTGGGCGGCTCCGGGGCCGGCGGCGGCACGGTCGCGGCGGCGACGACGGTCGCTCAGGTCGAGCAGGCCGTCGCGCCGGGCTCGCCGCTGATCATCCCCGTCCTGCGCTGGCCGGGGGACGACTTCTTGACGGTCGCCTCCTCGTGCAACGGCTGCGGGACCTGTCGCGGGACCGACCCCACGCTCCGAATGTGCCCGAGCTTCCGCGCCCACGGCGAGGAGGCCGCCTCGCCCCGCGCGCAGGCCAACCTGTTGCGCCAGGTCGCCTCGGGACAGGTCGACCCGCGTTCGTGGGGGTCGGCCGAGTTCCTCTCGAAGGCCGAGTACTGCATCCACTGCAAGCTGTGCCAGAGCGAATGCCCGGCGGGCGTGGACGTGTCGAGCCTGGTGCTGGAGGCCAAGGCGGCGTTCGTCGAGGACCACGGCCTGGCCCCCCAGGATTGGGTCTTCTCCCGCCTGGAGATGTGGGCCCGGCTCGCCAGCCGTTTCCCGATCGTCTCCAACTTCCTGATGTCCCGCCGCAGCGCCCGCTGGCTCCTGGAGCGGGTGCTGGGCGTCTCGCGTCGTCGGGTCCTGCCGCCCGTGCGGCGGACCCCGTTCACCCGCCGCGCCGCCAAGCTCGGCCTCCACCGGCCGCGGCCCTCGCGGCCCGGGCCCCGGGTCGTCTATTTCGTCGACGTGTACGCCAACTACTACGACCACGAGCTGGCCGAGTCGGTCGTCGGCGTCTTGCAGCATGCGGACGTGAACGTCTACGTCCCGACGTCGCAGCGCAGCTCCGGGATGGCGCCCCTGGTCGTCGGCGACGTCGAGCACGCGCGCGAGCTGGCCCTGCGGAACCTGCGGGTGCTCGGCGACGCCGTCCGCGACGGCTACACGGTCGTCTGCTCCGAGCCGACCGCGGCGCTCATGCTCAGGCAGGAGTACGTCAAGCTGACCGACGATCTCGACGCCGCGCTGGTCGCCCAGAACACGATGGACCTGGGCCAGTATCTGAAAGGCCTGGACGCCCGGGGGCAGCTCCCCGCGCCGGCCGAGCCGGTCCGGGCCCGTGTCGGCTATCACCAGCCGTGCCACCTCCGGGCCCTGGACGTCGGCCTGCCGGCCTTCGACCTCCTCCAGAAGGTCCCGGAGCTGGACGTCGAGTTCATCAACCGAGGATGCTCGGGCATGGGGGGGACCTTCGGCCTCCGCCGCCACCAGTTCCGAGCCAGCCTCCGCGCCGGCCGGGGCCTGCACCGGCGGTTGATGGACGACGACATCGAGATCGGCGCCACCGAGTGCGGCGCGTGTCGGATCCAGATGGAACAGGGGATCGCCAAGCGGACGCTCCACCCGGTGAAGCTCCTCGCCCTCGCATACGGTCTGAACCCCTCGCTCCGCCTCCACTTCAAGGACCCGAAGCCCCGCCACGCGATGTCGTGA
- the queG gene encoding tRNA epoxyqueuosine(34) reductase QueG codes for MAPLDLTRRLKERALALGFDRVGVAPAQDAPDYGRFRDWLDAGSDAGMEYMRRHADARAHPDSILEGVRSVVMVSLVYGAGGPPHPSPAVGKIARYARGGDYHHVLRARLEALIAWLKGEAPEISARAVVDTAPLLERDFARLAGLGWIGKNTLLIDRKLGSFTFLGALLVDVELEPDAPHATSHCGTCTRCLDACPTDAFDGPYRLDARKCISYWTIEHRGPIPDEAAANLDGWVFGCDVCQDVCPWNRKAPAGLAPELASRPEWDGPDLIEWLGRSKGDWKRALRGSAMGRAGRVGLVRNAAVALGVAGRVDAAPALAARMADRDEHPAIRDAAARALGRLDAPTAPEALRGEGTPPISKSRGPSP; via the coding sequence ATGGCCCCTCTCGACCTCACACGAAGGCTCAAGGAAAGGGCCCTGGCCCTGGGCTTCGACCGCGTGGGGGTCGCCCCGGCCCAGGACGCTCCGGACTACGGTCGCTTCCGCGACTGGCTCGACGCCGGCTCCGACGCGGGGATGGAGTACATGCGCCGGCACGCCGACGCCAGGGCCCATCCCGACTCCATCCTCGAAGGCGTCCGCTCGGTCGTGATGGTCAGCCTGGTCTACGGGGCAGGGGGGCCGCCGCACCCGTCGCCCGCGGTCGGCAAGATCGCCCGCTACGCGCGCGGGGGCGACTATCACCACGTCCTCCGGGCCCGCCTCGAAGCCCTGATCGCGTGGCTGAAGGGCGAGGCGCCCGAAATCTCGGCGCGGGCGGTGGTCGACACGGCGCCCTTGCTCGAGCGCGATTTCGCGCGCCTCGCCGGCCTCGGCTGGATCGGCAAGAACACGCTGTTAATCGACCGCAAGCTGGGGAGCTTCACGTTCCTGGGCGCCTTGCTGGTCGACGTCGAGCTTGAGCCCGACGCGCCCCACGCGACGTCGCACTGCGGGACCTGCACCCGCTGCCTCGACGCCTGCCCGACCGACGCCTTCGACGGGCCGTACCGGCTCGACGCCCGCAAGTGCATCAGCTACTGGACGATCGAGCACCGCGGCCCGATCCCCGACGAGGCCGCGGCGAACCTCGACGGCTGGGTCTTCGGCTGCGACGTCTGCCAGGACGTCTGCCCCTGGAACCGCAAGGCCCCCGCGGGCCTGGCCCCCGAGCTGGCCTCGCGTCCGGAGTGGGACGGACCCGACCTGATCGAATGGCTGGGCCGGTCCAAGGGGGACTGGAAGCGGGCCCTCCGGGGCTCGGCGATGGGCCGCGCCGGCCGGGTCGGCCTGGTGCGCAACGCCGCCGTGGCGCTCGGCGTCGCAGGCCGCGTCGACGCCGCGCCGGCGCTCGCCGCGCGGATGGCCGATCGCGACGAGCACCCGGCCATCCGCGACGCCGCCGCCCGGGCCCTCGGCCGCCTCGACGCCCCGACCGCGCCGGAGGCTCTTCGGGGGGAGGGGACGCCGCCGATTTCGAAGTCGCGAGGGCCGTCGCCATGA
- the folE gene encoding GTP cyclohydrolase I FolE, with protein sequence MPETTSSPPFDLDRIRRAVREILLAVGEDPDREGLLETPDRVARMYAEVFQGLHQDPRTHLKKLFTQRCDEMVLIRDIRMVSFCEHHLLPVIGHAHVAYIPNGKVVGLSKIPRVIDVLSKRPQLQERLTEQVADLLMKELDARGVAVVIEASHSCMTIRGVQKPDASFVTSAVRGGFKENLATRTEVMSLIFGARR encoded by the coding sequence ATGCCCGAGACGACCTCTTCCCCCCCCTTCGACCTGGACCGCATCCGGCGGGCCGTCCGCGAGATCCTCCTGGCCGTCGGCGAGGACCCCGACCGCGAGGGGCTCCTCGAGACGCCCGATCGCGTCGCTCGGATGTACGCCGAGGTCTTCCAGGGCCTCCACCAGGATCCCCGGACCCATCTCAAGAAGCTGTTCACCCAGCGGTGCGACGAGATGGTCCTGATCCGCGACATCCGGATGGTCAGCTTTTGCGAGCATCACCTGCTGCCGGTGATCGGCCATGCCCACGTGGCGTACATCCCCAACGGCAAGGTCGTCGGCCTGTCGAAGATCCCCCGCGTCATCGACGTCCTGTCGAAGCGGCCCCAGCTCCAGGAGCGTCTGACCGAGCAGGTCGCCGATTTGCTGATGAAGGAGCTGGACGCCCGCGGCGTCGCCGTCGTCATCGAGGCCAGCCACAGCTGCATGACGATCCGCGGCGTCCAGAAGCCCGACGCCTCCTTCGTCACGAGCGCGGTCCGCGGCGGCTTCAAGGAAAACCTCGCCACCCGCACCGAGGTCATGTCCCTCATCTTCGGTGCCCGGCGTTGA
- the metF gene encoding methylenetetrahydrofolate reductase [NAD(P)H]: MHILDIFDAHPTTFSFEFFPPKTDKASAELFENIAKLQELQPSFVSVTYGAGGSTRERTHDLIVRIQQQTNLTAVSHLTCVCHSEEELAGLLDRYAGSNIENILALRGDPPRTVEGYDRADDAFQYADQLVRFIRSRPAPDSRGFGVGVAGFPEGHPGTPNRLVEMDNFKRKVDAGADYVCTQLFFCNDDFYDFRDRCDLAGIRVPILAGIMPITSRETLGRIAELALGARIPAKLLRAVDRCGDSNEAVAKVGVHWATEQCRDLLDNQVRGLHFYTLNRSDATRRIYENLGVEDSLGLDGRRPTA; encoded by the coding sequence ATGCACATACTCGACATCTTCGATGCTCACCCGACGACCTTCAGCTTCGAGTTCTTCCCGCCGAAGACCGACAAGGCGTCGGCCGAGCTGTTCGAGAACATCGCCAAGCTCCAGGAGCTGCAGCCGTCCTTCGTCTCGGTGACGTACGGGGCCGGCGGCTCGACCCGCGAGCGCACCCACGACCTGATCGTCCGGATCCAGCAGCAGACGAACCTCACGGCCGTGTCGCACCTCACCTGCGTCTGCCACTCGGAGGAGGAGCTGGCCGGCCTCCTCGACCGCTACGCCGGCTCCAACATCGAGAACATCCTGGCCCTCCGCGGCGACCCGCCCCGGACCGTCGAAGGCTACGACCGCGCCGACGACGCCTTCCAGTACGCCGATCAGCTCGTCCGCTTCATCCGCTCCCGGCCCGCGCCCGACTCGCGAGGCTTCGGCGTGGGCGTGGCGGGCTTCCCCGAAGGGCACCCGGGCACCCCCAACCGGCTCGTCGAGATGGACAACTTCAAGCGCAAGGTCGACGCCGGGGCGGATTACGTCTGCACCCAGCTCTTCTTCTGCAACGACGACTTCTACGACTTCCGCGACCGCTGCGACCTCGCCGGGATCCGCGTCCCGATCCTCGCCGGCATCATGCCGATCACCTCGCGCGAGACCCTGGGGCGGATCGCCGAGCTGGCGCTGGGCGCCCGCATCCCCGCCAAACTCCTCCGCGCCGTCGACCGCTGCGGCGACTCCAACGAGGCCGTCGCCAAGGTCGGCGTCCACTGGGCCACCGAGCAATGCCGCGACCTGCTGGACAACCAGGTCCGCGGCCTCCACTTCTACACCCTCAACCGCTCCGACGCGACCCGGCGGATCTACGAGAACCTGGGCGTCGAAGACTCCCTCGGCCTCGACGGCCGTCGGCCCACCGCCTGA
- the nth gene encoding endonuclease III: MARKKDPAAAIDPRPQARRVVRTLKEAYPEALCALVHEGPFQLLVATILSAQCTDARVNLVTPELFRRFPDARALAAADRAAVEDVVRSTGFFRAKAKNLQAMATRLQEDHDGEVPRDLDALTALPGVGRKTANVVLGTAFGLATGVVVDTHVKRLAARLGLTSRRTPEHVEQDLMAIVPKAEWVDLSHRLIQLGRRVCLARKPRCGACPMASFCPRVGVATSA, encoded by the coding sequence ATGGCGCGCAAGAAGGATCCGGCGGCGGCGATCGACCCCAGGCCCCAGGCCCGGCGCGTCGTCCGGACGCTCAAGGAAGCGTATCCGGAGGCCCTCTGCGCGCTCGTCCACGAGGGCCCGTTCCAGCTCCTCGTCGCGACGATCCTCTCGGCCCAGTGCACCGACGCCCGGGTCAACTTGGTCACGCCCGAGTTGTTCCGCCGCTTCCCCGACGCCCGCGCGCTCGCGGCGGCCGACCGCGCGGCGGTCGAGGACGTCGTCCGTTCCACGGGCTTCTTCCGGGCCAAGGCGAAGAACCTGCAAGCGATGGCGACGCGGCTCCAGGAGGATCACGACGGCGAGGTCCCGCGCGATCTCGACGCGCTCACGGCGCTCCCCGGCGTGGGCCGGAAGACGGCCAACGTGGTCCTGGGGACGGCCTTCGGCCTGGCGACCGGCGTGGTCGTGGATACCCACGTCAAGCGCCTGGCCGCCCGCCTGGGCCTGACGTCGCGGCGGACGCCCGAGCACGTCGAGCAGGACCTGATGGCGATCGTGCCGAAGGCGGAATGGGTCGACCTGAGCCACCGCCTGATCCAGCTCGGCCGCCGGGTCTGCCTGGCGCGCAAGCCCCGTTGCGGCGCCTGCCCGATGGCGTCGTTCTGCCCAAGGGTCGGGGTGGCCACGTCGGCCTGA
- a CDS encoding LON peptidase substrate-binding domain-containing protein: protein MHDELDLKDFSGRTPLFPLSGVVMFPHVVVPLHIFEPRYRRMTEDALDGDRLITMVRLLGDGSPRPPIEGVGCLGRIIHHERLADGRFNILLLGRSRVRLLRETTDDLPYRSAEVEVLEDVPASASEEQARAGLVEHLRRMVGAAPELLELLDRAESLGALVDVMAHALAAAADWKQRLLEETSVEARVQALHQWLRELPARRTFPPPFSDN from the coding sequence ATGCACGACGAACTGGACCTGAAGGACTTCTCGGGGCGGACGCCGCTCTTTCCGCTCTCCGGCGTGGTGATGTTCCCGCACGTCGTCGTCCCGCTGCACATCTTCGAGCCGCGTTACCGGCGGATGACCGAGGACGCTCTCGACGGCGACCGGCTGATCACGATGGTGCGGCTCCTGGGCGACGGTTCGCCCCGGCCCCCGATCGAGGGCGTCGGCTGCCTGGGGCGGATCATCCACCACGAGCGCCTGGCCGACGGCCGGTTCAACATCCTGCTCCTCGGCCGCAGTCGGGTGCGGCTGCTCCGCGAGACGACCGACGACCTGCCGTACCGCTCGGCCGAGGTCGAGGTGCTGGAGGACGTGCCGGCCTCGGCCTCCGAGGAGCAGGCCCGCGCGGGGCTCGTCGAGCACCTCCGGAGGATGGTCGGCGCCGCGCCCGAACTCCTGGAGCTGCTGGATCGGGCGGAATCCCTGGGGGCCCTGGTCGACGTCATGGCGCACGCGCTTGCGGCCGCCGCCGACTGGAAGCAGCGGCTCCTCGAGGAGACCTCGGTCGAAGCCCGAGTCCAGGCGCTCCATCAATGGCTCCGCGAACTCCCCGCCCGACGCACCTTCCCGCCCCCCTTCAGCGACAACTGA